One Lytechinus pictus isolate F3 Inbred chromosome 12, Lp3.0, whole genome shotgun sequence genomic region harbors:
- the LOC129273059 gene encoding collagen alpha-1(X) chain-like gives MDIASLMTAVLTLGLVSLTLSTTQPPTGIPTTLPPTHAAQGYPQGPEATVGEPDDMELITEELEELNESHKQLNNQQEQQTHHHQEHQNQQLQQQQQQVSMHQEMLHQQQACGRSCCGFPGMPGIPGTPGHNGLPGNPGIKGEPGMKGDGGNGGQQGLVGRRGSKGPKGNRGPEGPPGMKGDKGDFGGIKGDPGERGIPGEPGMKGLRGPRGLPGIQGPANHALPPELRVAFTVINATRFPTANTPIVFQTIVSNSGEGYNQDTGKFTCKAAGLYAFTFQFFGGYHNFRAEKASLIKNYETALTAMSTVDSRLGNFAILDLEENDDVWVQITENRDFGPSNYNSFTGFRLY, from the coding sequence ATGGACATCGCTTCACTAATGACAGCTGTACTGACTCTCGGTCTGGTTTCATTGACCTTGTCAACAACCCAACCTCCAACAGGTATTCCTACAACCCTTCCACCCACCCATGCTGCACAAGGATATCCTCAAGGACCGGAGGCTACAGTAGGTGAGCCAGATGATATGGAGCTAATCACTGAAGAACTTGAGGAATTGAACGAGAGCCACAAACAATTGAACAATCAACAGGAGCAACAGACACATCATCATCAAGAGCATCAAAATCAACAGCttcagcaacagcagcagcaggtTTCAATGCACCAGGAAATGCTTCATCAGCAGCAGGCCTGTGGAAGAAGCTGCTGCGGGTTCCCAGGAATGCCTGGGATCCCAGGAACACCAGGACACAACGGTCTACCAGGAAACCCTGGCATCAAAGGAGAACCCGGCATGAAAGGGGACGGCGGGAACGGGGGCCAGCAGGGATTGGTTGGACGCCGTGGATCCAAGGGACCAAAGGGTAATAGAGGACCTGAAGGTCCACCGGGAATGAAAGGAGATAAGGGAGACTTTGGAGGAATAAAAGGTGATCCAGGAGAAAGGGGCATACCAGGAGAACCAGGCATGAAAGGACTACGCGGACCCAGAGGCCTTCCAGGGATCCAAGGACCAGCAAATCACGCACTTCCTCCAGAACTTCGCGTAGCTTTCACCGTAATCAACGCCACCCGCTTCCCAACAGCCAACACACCTATTGTCTTCCAAACAATTGTCAGTAACTCCGGAGAAGGCTACAATCAGGACACTGGCAAATTCACCTGCAAGGCTGCGGGGCTTTACGCCTTCACTTTCCAATTTTTCGGTGGATACCACAATTTTCGAGCGGAAAAGGCCAGTCTTATAAAAAACTATGAAACTGCTTTAACGGCAATGTCCACAGTGGACTCGAGACTGGGAAACTTTGCAATTCTTGATTTAGAGGAAAACGATGATGTCTGGGTGCAAATCACAGAAAATAGAGACTTTGGACCATCTAACTATAATTCCTTCACTGGATTTCGTCTATACTGA